A genome region from Scomber japonicus isolate fScoJap1 chromosome 15, fScoJap1.pri, whole genome shotgun sequence includes the following:
- the polr1h gene encoding DNA-directed RNA polymerase I subunit RPA12, with translation MSCFGADPNFCPECGSVLPLPGIQETVRCPRCSFCIPVTEFSGQEIRSTVTFNPVEQSSMALEDEEDSELKGPVIDRRCSRCNKEGMIYHTRQMRSADEGQTVFFTCIHCRYQEKEDS, from the exons atgtcatgttttGGTGCTGATCCCAACTTCTGCCCAGAGTGTGGGAGCGTCCTTCCTCTCCCAGGGATACAGGAAACAGTCCGCTGCCCTCGCTGCTCCTTCTGCATCCCTGTAACAG AGTTCTCAGGACAGGAAATTCGCTCTACAGTCACCTTTAACCCAGTGGAGCAGTCATCCATGGCtctggaggatgaggaggactCAGAACTGAAGGGACCTGTG ATCGACAGACGCTGCTCTCGCTGCAATAAAGAGGGAATGATTTACCACACCAGACAGATGAGATCTGCAGACGAAGGCCAGACTGTCTTCTTCACATGTATACACTGCAG GTATCAAGAGAAGGAGGACTCATAA